The following proteins are co-located in the Gordonia polyisoprenivorans genome:
- the lnt gene encoding apolipoprotein N-acyltransferase, translating to MTPAPGTDAVPGTDADADRSVGTEQSPPRTWDRLRDRWAAAAPATHRRTLWAARTVLAALAGLAMFSAFPPRNWWFMAVVSLGLLYGLLGEGRPRARTGAWIGFVFGLGFFVPLLPWIGVYVGPLPWLALAAALAAYLALFGVCATLTMRLPVPPIWFALSWVLIEGLRSSFPFGGFPWGRTAFSQVDGPLLPLASVLGAPGVSGAVALFGASVVWVIQLAARRDTAVGMGPRSSVVRSAALGIVLALLAPVSAIALLPDTVDRNVAGASAQVAAVQGNVPRLGLEFNAQRRAVLDNHVRETMALADEINAGHIEQPSFVAWPENASDIDPLANPDAAAEITAASDAVGAPILVGTLIVEPDGRPTNTVLVWDGSRGPIARYDKHIIQPFGEYLPWRPFFRMFSSYADMAGNFRPGTGPSVLTVPGRSGDVTVGVTTCWEVAFDRAARDAVDQGAQILYVPTNNATFGRTNMTYQQLAMSQFRAVEHGRAVIVAATSGVSALIEPDGSVTSESDIFTPAILADRLPLSSATTIATRLGAWPERVAMLLAVVALLVAVAMRTRFTQRFTAVRPHKGAGAAPEKSEEYTGDEQ from the coding sequence GTGACGCCGGCACCGGGAACCGACGCCGTCCCCGGAACCGATGCCGATGCCGATCGATCCGTCGGCACCGAGCAGTCCCCACCGCGGACGTGGGATCGGCTGCGGGACCGGTGGGCCGCGGCCGCGCCCGCCACCCACCGCCGAACACTGTGGGCGGCACGCACCGTCCTCGCCGCCCTGGCCGGTCTGGCCATGTTCTCGGCCTTTCCGCCGCGCAACTGGTGGTTCATGGCGGTGGTGTCACTCGGACTGCTCTACGGACTGCTGGGTGAGGGCCGTCCCCGGGCCCGTACCGGAGCCTGGATCGGTTTCGTCTTCGGCCTCGGATTCTTCGTCCCCCTGCTGCCCTGGATCGGTGTGTACGTCGGGCCCCTGCCGTGGCTGGCGCTGGCCGCCGCGCTCGCCGCCTACCTCGCCCTGTTCGGGGTGTGTGCGACGCTGACGATGCGTCTGCCCGTGCCACCGATCTGGTTCGCGCTCTCGTGGGTGCTGATCGAAGGACTACGGTCGTCCTTTCCCTTCGGCGGATTCCCTTGGGGCCGAACCGCATTCAGTCAGGTCGATGGTCCGCTGCTGCCGCTGGCGTCGGTCCTGGGGGCGCCCGGTGTCTCCGGGGCGGTCGCACTGTTCGGCGCGTCCGTGGTCTGGGTGATCCAACTCGCCGCCCGCCGAGACACCGCCGTCGGCATGGGCCCACGATCCTCTGTCGTCCGTAGCGCCGCACTGGGCATCGTCCTGGCCCTGCTCGCGCCGGTCTCGGCGATCGCGTTGCTGCCCGACACCGTCGACCGCAACGTCGCAGGCGCCTCGGCGCAGGTCGCGGCAGTTCAGGGCAACGTGCCGCGACTCGGGCTCGAGTTCAACGCCCAGCGGCGCGCCGTGCTCGACAACCACGTCCGCGAAACCATGGCGCTCGCCGACGAGATCAACGCCGGCCACATCGAGCAACCCTCGTTCGTCGCCTGGCCCGAGAACGCCTCCGACATCGATCCACTGGCCAATCCCGACGCCGCCGCGGAAATCACCGCGGCCTCCGACGCCGTTGGCGCGCCGATCCTGGTGGGCACGCTGATCGTCGAACCCGACGGCCGTCCGACCAACACCGTGCTGGTCTGGGACGGTAGCCGCGGACCCATCGCCCGCTACGACAAGCACATCATCCAGCCCTTCGGCGAATACCTGCCGTGGCGTCCGTTCTTCCGGATGTTCTCGTCCTACGCCGACATGGCAGGCAACTTCCGTCCGGGCACCGGCCCGTCGGTGTTGACCGTGCCCGGACGTTCCGGCGACGTCACCGTCGGGGTCACCACGTGTTGGGAGGTCGCCTTCGACCGGGCGGCACGCGACGCGGTCGATCAGGGCGCCCAGATCCTGTACGTACCCACCAATAACGCCACGTTCGGTCGTACGAACATGACCTACCAGCAACTCGCGATGTCGCAATTCCGGGCGGTCGAGCACGGTCGGGCCGTGATCGTGGCCGCGACCAGCGGAGTCAGCGCACTCATCGAACCGGACGGATCGGTGACGTCGGAATCGGACATATTCACCCCGGCGATTCTCGCCGACCGGCTTCCGTTGAGTTCCGCCACGACCATCGCCACCCGTCTGGGAGCATGGCCGGAACGCGTGGCGATGCTCCTCGCGGTGGTGGCGCTTTTGGTCGCGGTGGCAATGCGTACTAGGTTCACTCAGAGATTCACGGCGGTGCGGCCTCACAAGGGTGCCGGCGCCGCCCCGGAGAAGTCGGAGGAGTACACCGGTGACGAACAGTGA
- a CDS encoding polyprenol monophosphomannose synthase: MTNSDRSPAGGVERPTVVGPDGEKALVVIPTFNERENLPLIIGRLQTALSAIHVLVVDDSSPDGTGEVADELAAADAAGRIHVLHRVDKDGLGKAYLAGFAWGLARDYEVIIEMDADGSHAPEQLPALLAAINDGADLVIGSRYVKGGELVNWPRRREILSRGANTYARVALGAGIHDITAGYRAYRRAVLEKISLDTVESAGYCFQIDLAWRSIQAGFDVREVPITFTEREIGQSKMSGGVMSEAFVKVFRWGVQSRLAQLGIRR; the protein is encoded by the coding sequence GTGACGAACAGTGACCGATCGCCTGCCGGTGGTGTCGAGCGACCCACCGTGGTCGGGCCCGACGGCGAGAAAGCGCTGGTCGTTATCCCGACCTTCAACGAGCGCGAGAACCTGCCACTCATCATCGGCCGCCTGCAGACCGCTCTGAGCGCCATCCACGTGCTCGTCGTCGACGACTCCAGCCCCGACGGCACCGGTGAGGTCGCCGACGAGTTGGCCGCCGCCGATGCCGCAGGCCGCATCCACGTCCTGCACCGGGTCGACAAGGATGGACTCGGCAAGGCCTATCTGGCCGGATTCGCCTGGGGTCTCGCGCGCGACTACGAGGTCATCATCGAGATGGATGCCGACGGCAGCCACGCTCCCGAACAACTGCCCGCCCTGCTCGCGGCGATCAACGACGGCGCCGACCTGGTCATCGGCTCGCGCTACGTCAAGGGCGGTGAATTGGTCAACTGGCCGCGGCGACGCGAGATCCTGTCCCGCGGCGCCAACACCTATGCGCGTGTCGCGCTGGGCGCCGGAATTCACGACATCACGGCCGGTTACCGCGCGTATCGCCGCGCGGTGCTGGAAAAGATCAGCCTCGATACCGTCGAATCCGCCGGGTACTGCTTCCAGATCGATCTGGCATGGCGGTCGATCCAGGCGGGCTTCGACGTCCGTGAGGTTCCGATCACCTTCACCGAACGCGAGATCGGTCAGTCGAAGATGAGCGGTGGCGTCATGTCGGAGGCATTCGTCAAGGTGTTCCGCTGGGGTGTGCAGAGTCGGCTCGCCCAACTCGGTATACGGCGCTGA
- a CDS encoding RNA polymerase-binding protein RbpA, with amino-acid sequence MADRVLRGSRLGAVSYETDRDHDLAPRRIVQYRTDNGEIFDVPFADDAEVPSKWPCKNGMEGTILEGAEPEEKKGKPPRTHWDMLLERRSEEELEVLLNERLDLLKQRRRGATN; translated from the coding sequence ATGGCAGATCGAGTACTTCGGGGTAGCCGCCTCGGTGCGGTGAGCTACGAAACCGATCGTGATCACGATCTCGCGCCGCGGCGGATTGTCCAATACCGCACCGACAACGGGGAGATCTTCGACGTCCCGTTCGCCGACGACGCCGAGGTGCCGTCGAAGTGGCCGTGTAAGAACGGCATGGAGGGCACCATCCTCGAGGGCGCCGAGCCCGAGGAGAAGAAGGGCAAGCCACCGCGCACCCACTGGGACATGTTGCTCGAGCGGCGCAGCGAGGAAGAGCTCGAGGTCCTGCTCAACGAGCGCCTCGACCTGCTCAAGCAGCGCCGTCGCGGAGCGACCAACTGA
- a CDS encoding adenylate/guanylate cyclase domain-containing protein, protein MNADDAPDTPESPPLGARAADALARADANSTGIRAIRAVRRLLPDAPPSITDSRPSDRLARLIADARPEKPSATRELGLAAVQAWQSVTRRGHSTDTPVDVTILFTDLVAFSTWALAAGDDQVLRLLREVNTATEQVVRRHGGRIVKNLGDGVMAMFTDPDEAIAAAYEAIGAVSSLTIDGYRPQLRAGLHTGTPRAVGDDFVGVDVNIAARVAGAAGAGELLISDATLESVDPQRYARRRRRRFKAKGVPRELTVYAVVPRYDP, encoded by the coding sequence GTGAATGCCGACGACGCACCCGACACACCCGAATCACCACCGCTGGGTGCCCGCGCCGCCGATGCTCTCGCCCGGGCCGACGCCAACTCCACCGGCATCCGGGCGATCCGAGCGGTCCGCAGGCTGCTGCCGGACGCACCACCATCGATCACCGACTCCCGGCCGTCGGACCGGCTGGCCCGGTTGATCGCCGACGCGAGACCTGAAAAGCCAAGTGCAACCAGGGAGTTGGGGCTCGCTGCGGTGCAGGCGTGGCAATCGGTGACCCGGCGCGGACACTCCACGGACACTCCCGTCGACGTCACCATCCTGTTCACCGACCTCGTGGCATTCTCCACCTGGGCTCTCGCAGCCGGTGATGATCAGGTGTTGCGACTTCTTCGAGAGGTGAACACCGCGACCGAGCAGGTGGTCCGACGTCACGGCGGCCGGATCGTCAAGAACCTCGGGGACGGGGTGATGGCGATGTTCACCGATCCGGACGAGGCGATCGCGGCCGCCTACGAGGCGATCGGTGCGGTCAGCTCGCTCACGATCGACGGTTACCGCCCTCAGCTGCGGGCCGGCCTGCACACCGGTACACCTCGCGCGGTCGGCGACGACTTCGTCGGTGTCGACGTCAACATCGCGGCGCGCGTTGCCGGTGCCGCCGGGGCGGGTGAACTGCTCATCAGCGACGCGACCCTCGAGAGCGTCGATCCGCAGCGCTATGCCCGTCGCCGACGCCGTCGTTTCAAGGCCAAGGGCGTTCCCCGGGAACTGACCGTGTACGCGGTGGTTCCCCGGTACGACCCGTAG
- a CDS encoding DUF3263 domain-containing protein codes for MNNKQQQMIDFETSWYTLGGGSSREITEQFGLTDRDFFAQVDQLVDEAPPSGLSNSELRRMRQVIRRRLWMAR; via the coding sequence ATCAACAACAAGCAGCAGCAGATGATCGACTTCGAGACGAGTTGGTACACGTTGGGCGGTGGCTCGTCCCGTGAGATCACCGAGCAGTTCGGGCTGACCGATCGTGACTTCTTCGCGCAGGTCGATCAGCTCGTCGACGAGGCACCGCCGAGCGGACTGAGCAACTCCGAATTGCGGCGGATGCGCCAGGTGATCCGCCGACGGTTGTGGATGGCGCGCTGA
- a CDS encoding VOC family protein, whose translation MAQHADADVPSGIETGPTDTAPTGPHDPVAVVDLGTPDVDASAAAYARLLGLPQPTDDIGVFAARIRLRPSTSGDQHRVLFGAPDADGHVRLLRRRGLELTAPTGADVRGEWHVDTLPFGVTPADPVADRGRTVSAPEVAADIAGIDHLVFSSPDRNHAVALFGATLGLDFRLDRRVVDGLRQLFFRRGDLVVEVVVPDSAPTDEPVRLWGIAWGSTDIAATHRRLTDAGVGISEIRDGRKPGTRVATIDDDALATRSIIIGSDHTRPAASVHDEGAR comes from the coding sequence ATGGCACAGCATGCCGACGCGGACGTCCCGAGCGGGATCGAGACCGGACCCACCGACACGGCGCCGACCGGACCGCACGACCCGGTCGCCGTTGTCGATCTCGGCACGCCCGACGTCGACGCATCGGCCGCGGCGTACGCGAGACTACTGGGCCTGCCGCAGCCCACCGACGACATCGGCGTGTTCGCTGCTCGAATCCGATTGCGGCCCAGTACATCCGGCGATCAGCACCGGGTGCTCTTCGGAGCCCCCGACGCCGACGGTCATGTGCGCCTGCTCCGGCGGCGCGGTCTGGAGTTGACGGCGCCGACGGGAGCCGACGTGCGCGGGGAGTGGCATGTCGACACCTTGCCCTTCGGTGTCACCCCGGCCGACCCGGTGGCCGATCGCGGGCGCACCGTGTCGGCGCCCGAGGTTGCCGCCGACATCGCCGGTATCGATCATCTGGTGTTCTCCAGCCCCGATCGCAATCACGCGGTCGCTCTGTTCGGTGCCACGCTCGGACTGGATTTCCGCCTCGACCGCCGAGTCGTCGACGGTCTGCGACAGTTGTTCTTCCGCCGAGGCGATCTCGTCGTGGAAGTCGTCGTCCCCGACAGCGCGCCCACCGACGAGCCCGTACGCCTGTGGGGTATCGCGTGGGGCAGCACCGACATCGCGGCCACCCATCGTCGCCTGACCGACGCCGGGGTCGGCATCTCCGAGATCCGCGACGGCCGCAAACCGGGTACCCGGGTGGCCACCATCGACGACGATGCTCTCGCCACGCGTTCGATCATCATCGGCAGCGACCACACGCGCCCTGCCGCATCAGTCCACGACGAAGGAGCCCGATGA
- a CDS encoding MerR family transcriptional regulator: protein MTNSEMMSIGAFADACGLTTSALRFYDDAGLLRPDRVDPGSGYRWYTPGQCDRAVLVRRLREIGMPIVGVRKMLDSAPLDAKRCLDDYLAEIIGAAEAARSTASLIKAQWDIQPEPGVTTISGPMFAAATDQVLTTTACDAEFAVLGGVRVEIDNGALTMTATDRYRLTTRSLVAGQTGATWAGTVSADDLRRCLADLRHSPVVELTVADDDLTITLPGGRRRHCRLIDDTFPDHRALLGALPTPTTTMLTSRTGLLDALERGPAEFVEMQIDEGRIALRPYPRPSDADSGSPGTTDLGDEMRVVAEVTGAPLTLWFEMTTLHPAISTAIGADLLVELRGGDQPATIRSADRGELTTLVMPVRSPASIDRVAS, encoded by the coding sequence GTGACCAATTCGGAGATGATGTCGATCGGGGCGTTCGCCGACGCGTGCGGCCTGACGACGAGCGCCCTACGTTTCTACGACGACGCCGGGCTTCTGCGACCAGATCGCGTCGATCCAGGCTCGGGCTACCGCTGGTACACCCCGGGCCAATGTGACCGTGCGGTCCTGGTTCGACGTCTACGAGAGATCGGCATGCCCATCGTGGGGGTGCGGAAGATGCTCGACTCCGCACCGCTCGATGCGAAGCGTTGTCTCGACGATTACCTCGCGGAGATCATCGGCGCGGCCGAAGCCGCACGGTCGACTGCCTCGCTCATCAAGGCACAGTGGGACATTCAGCCAGAACCCGGTGTGACGACGATCAGTGGACCGATGTTTGCCGCCGCAACCGACCAGGTTCTCACCACCACGGCATGCGACGCGGAGTTCGCTGTCCTCGGCGGGGTTCGCGTGGAGATCGACAACGGGGCTCTCACGATGACCGCCACCGATCGCTATCGGCTCACGACCCGATCGCTCGTCGCCGGGCAAACGGGCGCGACGTGGGCGGGCACGGTCAGCGCAGACGACCTGCGCCGGTGCCTGGCCGATCTCCGACACTCCCCTGTCGTTGAGCTGACCGTCGCCGACGATGACCTCACGATCACGCTTCCCGGCGGACGCCGGCGTCACTGCCGACTGATCGACGACACCTTCCCGGATCATCGTGCGCTGCTCGGGGCATTGCCGACTCCGACAACAACGATGCTGACGTCGCGGACCGGACTGCTCGACGCACTCGAGCGCGGCCCCGCAGAATTCGTCGAGATGCAGATCGATGAGGGGCGGATCGCCCTTCGCCCGTACCCGCGCCCGTCCGACGCCGACTCCGGCTCCCCCGGCACCACGGATCTCGGTGACGAGATGCGCGTGGTGGCCGAGGTGACGGGTGCACCACTGACCCTGTGGTTCGAGATGACGACGCTCCATCCGGCGATCAGCACCGCGATCGGTGCGGACCTACTCGTCGAGCTCCGTGGTGGAGATCAGCCCGCCACGATCCGCTCGGCCGATCGTGGCGAACTGACCACACTGGTGATGCCGGTCAGGTCCCCGGCGTCTATCGACCGAGTCGCGTCCTGA
- a CDS encoding HNH endonuclease signature motif containing protein produces MADVDGGKDPSAAADMLDLYAQLHGVLDRIAAASPHVLSDTDLVTVTEEHERAARRMESVSQPALIEVENRGVYRKLGFQNISGFLSRRLRITDTFRRKRRLQALGQFTSPTGTPLPPSAPTLADGVADGVLGPDHVHAVLDVLRKIPVALPAEVHTAAEQTLGQLAREHTPAELGVLGQQLLARVDPDGELTEPADRARQRQLWLGRQDAQQMSMIKGRLDPATRAMFDVVLASWAAKGVNNPDDENSPHGSVQDADPEALEAAAQRDTRTTAQRQHDAFRALLHAALDGGLPGKSHRGLPPQLIVSITSQELREQAGLGRTASGTTLPIGDVVEVAARAQLYLAVYADHSSEILYFGQARRFASRGQRLALADSYGGCSHPDCSAPMVHVEIHHAARDYARGGNTDIHDLAPACGVHNRMVGPDAGQYTTELIRSGPDAGRFGWRLNTEPGQPQNPLRVNKFFRIDRTFRAAVEHIRDAAGVPADPPPPPVSRCEARLDAGVQRVVHREANSRHGHRRTGPHDHPPPGPNPPGLGPPDRHRPQAPRGDINFFLAHPDAA; encoded by the coding sequence GTGGCCGATGTCGATGGTGGAAAGGATCCGTCGGCTGCTGCGGACATGCTGGACCTGTACGCGCAGCTGCATGGTGTGCTCGACCGCATTGCTGCCGCATCGCCACACGTGTTGTCCGATACCGACCTGGTGACGGTCACCGAGGAACACGAACGCGCCGCTCGGCGGATGGAATCGGTGAGTCAACCCGCACTGATCGAGGTCGAGAACCGCGGCGTGTACCGGAAGCTGGGTTTTCAGAACATCTCCGGCTTTCTGAGCCGCCGATTACGGATCACCGACACCTTCCGCCGTAAACGCCGGTTGCAGGCGTTGGGGCAGTTCACCTCACCGACCGGTACGCCGTTACCGCCGTCGGCACCGACCCTGGCCGACGGTGTCGCCGACGGAGTTCTCGGCCCGGACCACGTCCACGCGGTCCTCGACGTGCTCCGCAAGATCCCGGTGGCGTTGCCCGCCGAGGTCCACACCGCAGCGGAGCAGACGTTGGGTCAACTGGCACGCGAGCACACCCCCGCGGAGTTGGGGGTCCTCGGGCAACAACTGCTTGCACGGGTCGATCCCGACGGCGAGCTGACCGAACCCGCCGACCGGGCCCGGCAACGGCAACTATGGTTGGGTCGTCAAGACGCGCAACAGATGTCGATGATCAAAGGCCGCCTGGACCCGGCCACCCGAGCGATGTTCGATGTGGTGCTGGCGTCATGGGCGGCCAAGGGCGTCAACAATCCCGACGACGAGAACTCCCCGCACGGATCCGTCCAGGACGCCGACCCAGAAGCGTTGGAGGCCGCGGCCCAACGCGATACACGCACCACCGCACAACGCCAGCATGATGCGTTCCGTGCCCTGCTCCACGCCGCCCTCGACGGCGGGTTACCGGGTAAGAGTCATCGGGGTCTGCCGCCGCAGTTGATCGTGTCGATCACCTCCCAGGAATTACGCGAGCAGGCCGGTCTCGGACGTACCGCCTCCGGTACGACACTGCCGATCGGCGATGTGGTGGAGGTGGCGGCGCGGGCGCAACTGTATTTGGCGGTGTACGCCGATCATTCGTCGGAGATCTTGTATTTCGGGCAAGCCCGTCGGTTCGCCTCACGGGGCCAGCGGCTGGCCCTGGCCGATTCCTACGGGGGCTGTTCGCATCCGGACTGTTCGGCGCCGATGGTGCACGTCGAAATCCACCACGCCGCCCGTGACTATGCGCGGGGCGGGAACACCGACATCCACGATCTCGCCCCGGCATGCGGTGTGCACAACAGGATGGTCGGCCCCGACGCCGGCCAGTACACCACCGAACTGATCCGCAGTGGCCCCGACGCCGGACGCTTCGGCTGGCGACTCAACACCGAACCCGGCCAGCCACAGAACCCGTTGCGGGTCAACAAGTTCTTTCGGATTGACCGGACGTTTCGGGCCGCGGTCGAACACATCCGAGACGCGGCCGGCGTACCGGCCGACCCGCCACCACCACCGGTGTCGAGGTGCGAAGCCCGCCTCGACGCCGGGGTGCAGCGAGTCGTGCACCGCGAAGCCAACAGCCGCCACGGCCACCGACGGACCGGCCCACACGATCACCCACCACCCGGACCGAATCCACCCGGGCTGGGCCCACCCGACCGTCATCGACCACAGGCACCACGAGGCGACATCAACTTCTTCCTCGCCCACCCCGACGCAGCCTGA
- a CDS encoding DinB family protein, with amino-acid sequence MSINMITAGDERLILNSMLDHNRRALVETVRGLDEMSARLHLVPSLTTPISLIKHAAAAERIWFQRFWAGLEEQECDGYSRRDEGTFTVAEDETLEEVIAEFERAGTRSRDIAARFSLDDIKRQPREGLVSMRWTLVAMITEFARHAGHGDILREQINAVGHHHPGT; translated from the coding sequence ATGTCTATCAACATGATTACCGCCGGAGACGAACGACTGATCCTGAACAGCATGCTCGATCACAACCGTCGAGCGCTCGTCGAGACCGTGCGAGGTCTCGACGAGATGAGCGCGCGCCTGCATCTGGTTCCTTCGCTGACCACGCCCATCTCGTTGATCAAGCATGCCGCGGCCGCCGAACGGATCTGGTTTCAGCGCTTCTGGGCAGGACTTGAGGAACAAGAATGCGATGGCTACTCGCGCCGCGACGAAGGCACCTTCACAGTGGCCGAAGACGAGACATTGGAGGAGGTGATTGCCGAGTTCGAACGTGCCGGGACACGCTCGCGAGACATCGCTGCCCGCTTCTCTCTTGACGACATCAAACGTCAACCCCGTGAAGGGCTGGTCAGCATGCGCTGGACACTGGTCGCTATGATCACCGAGTTCGCCCGCCACGCGGGTCACGGCGATATCCTCCGCGAACAGATCAACGCGGTCGGCCACCACCACCCCGGCACATAG
- a CDS encoding esterase/lipase family protein, with amino-acid sequence MSSRQLVGEQGEVRALARLGLSELGKATVGIARVHRATSAAVFGTLDLAIGRSVAPVRTVHDAVSEAVYTSITGVLDSATIVADALPETGHQPTTTVRGAAMIGILDGLIGDALDDDHSPLAPRMAPRVGGSPVTVTTDGLAAAYPHATGHLVVFLHGLMETEHAWRLGGHPTYGARLADDIGATEVQIRYNTGRHISDNGATLARLLSEMVLLWPVPVTRISLVGHSMGGLVIRSACHLGTRSRAPWVPLVTETVSLGSPHLGAPLARGVHAASSALRMLSVTRPFGELLRRRSAGVRDLFHGNVIAEDGPSADPDGWWQAPGADVPLLAGARHLFVTASLFGNPRHPLGRFIGDGLVLTPSGRGFHRSRRIGFRDEDGMHLGRANHFTLLNHDEIYLWLRDGLRPLRALTAG; translated from the coding sequence ATGAGCAGCAGGCAGTTGGTCGGTGAACAGGGAGAAGTCCGTGCGCTGGCACGACTGGGACTGAGTGAACTGGGTAAGGCCACCGTCGGAATCGCGCGGGTACACCGCGCCACCTCGGCGGCGGTGTTCGGCACACTCGACCTCGCGATCGGCAGGTCCGTCGCACCGGTGCGCACCGTGCACGACGCGGTCAGCGAAGCGGTCTACACCTCGATCACCGGAGTGCTCGACTCGGCCACGATCGTCGCCGACGCGTTGCCCGAGACCGGGCATCAGCCGACCACGACGGTCCGCGGTGCGGCCATGATCGGCATCCTCGACGGACTCATCGGTGATGCCCTCGACGACGACCACTCCCCGCTGGCGCCACGGATGGCGCCGCGCGTCGGTGGCTCACCGGTCACCGTGACCACCGACGGCTTGGCCGCCGCGTATCCGCACGCCACCGGACACCTCGTGGTGTTCCTACACGGGCTGATGGAGACCGAACATGCCTGGCGGCTCGGTGGACATCCGACCTATGGAGCGCGGCTCGCCGACGATATCGGCGCCACCGAGGTGCAGATCCGCTACAACACCGGCCGCCATATCAGCGACAACGGTGCGACCCTCGCCCGATTGCTGAGCGAGATGGTCTTGCTGTGGCCGGTACCGGTCACCCGTATCTCCCTCGTGGGGCATTCCATGGGCGGCCTGGTCATCCGCAGCGCATGTCACCTCGGCACGCGCAGCCGCGCGCCGTGGGTGCCACTGGTGACCGAGACGGTCAGTCTCGGCTCCCCGCACCTCGGTGCGCCCCTGGCGCGGGGGGTGCACGCCGCGTCGTCGGCGTTGCGCATGTTGTCGGTGACCCGACCGTTCGGCGAGTTGTTGCGTCGGCGCAGTGCCGGTGTCCGAGATCTGTTCCACGGCAACGTCATCGCCGAGGATGGACCATCGGCGGATCCGGATGGTTGGTGGCAGGCGCCCGGCGCGGACGTCCCACTGCTCGCCGGCGCCCGCCATCTGTTCGTGACGGCTTCCCTCTTCGGCAATCCGCGCCACCCGCTCGGCCGCTTCATCGGCGACGGTCTGGTTCTGACGCCAAGCGGTCGAGGATTCCATCGCTCCCGGCGGATCGGATTCCGCGACGAGGACGGCATGCACCTGGGCCGCGCGAACCATTTCACGCTGCTCAACCACGACGAGATCTACCTGTGGCTCCGTGACGGACTCCGTCCGCTGCGAGCGCTCACCGCCGGCTAG
- a CDS encoding PucR family transcriptional regulator encodes MTEADGDRGARARARLARMPATADAELQEVVTAIARRLRAQEATIVADLSVKIAREIDHLDADPKLVEMLEASVHGNVSTIIHVLANDIPVDHLQPTTAAVEYALRLAQRDVPSNSLVRAYHLGQNEVMLLCYQMIGELGLDADRAMAVTRHISGVMFGYIDWITLYVFQAYEDERRRWLGADATLSSTAIRRVLDGTDTDGRTFTEQTRYRLDRAHLAAIIWSDDDGVDLRRLHRGAEELAVRQRADGPPILTAVDRSTIWAWIPLRTVSAERPVGEIDLPPGLRGAFGLVGEGVDGFRRSHEQARGAYAVAIMPGSGTGSVVGFADRGVAIASLLAQDLPAAAAWVREMLGGLADDSPTAATLRETLSVFYATRESHLHTATRLNLHRNTVKYRVGKALAAVPEHRDRLDLALALTVCELLGPSIISGPA; translated from the coding sequence GTGACCGAGGCCGATGGTGATCGAGGGGCGCGGGCGCGCGCCCGGTTGGCCCGCATGCCCGCGACTGCCGATGCCGAATTGCAGGAGGTGGTCACGGCGATCGCTCGCCGGCTTCGTGCGCAAGAGGCCACCATCGTCGCGGACCTGAGCGTCAAGATTGCCCGCGAGATCGACCATCTGGATGCGGATCCGAAGCTCGTCGAGATGCTTGAGGCAAGTGTGCACGGCAACGTCTCGACGATCATCCACGTTCTCGCCAACGACATCCCGGTCGATCACCTGCAGCCGACGACCGCCGCGGTCGAGTACGCACTGCGCCTCGCTCAACGCGACGTTCCGTCGAATTCTCTTGTGCGCGCCTATCACCTGGGTCAGAACGAGGTGATGTTGTTGTGCTATCAGATGATCGGCGAGCTGGGCCTGGACGCGGACCGGGCCATGGCGGTCACCCGACACATCTCCGGGGTCATGTTCGGGTACATCGACTGGATCACCCTTTATGTGTTCCAGGCGTACGAGGACGAACGCCGTCGCTGGCTCGGCGCCGACGCCACGCTGTCCTCGACCGCGATTCGTCGGGTGCTCGACGGCACCGACACCGACGGCCGCACATTCACCGAGCAGACCAGATACCGGTTGGACCGCGCGCATCTTGCTGCGATCATCTGGTCCGACGACGACGGTGTGGATCTGCGGCGCCTGCATCGCGGCGCCGAGGAACTCGCGGTTCGGCAGCGTGCCGACGGGCCGCCAATTCTCACGGCCGTGGACCGTTCGACGATCTGGGCCTGGATACCGCTACGCACGGTGTCGGCTGAGCGTCCGGTCGGAGAGATCGACCTGCCGCCCGGACTGCGGGGCGCATTCGGTCTGGTCGGTGAGGGCGTCGACGGATTCCGACGCAGTCATGAGCAGGCTCGCGGAGCCTATGCGGTGGCGATCATGCCCGGTAGTGGCACCGGATCGGTCGTGGGGTTCGCCGATCGCGGGGTCGCCATCGCCTCGCTGCTCGCGCAGGATCTCCCCGCCGCCGCGGCCTGGGTGCGGGAGATGCTCGGTGGTCTCGCCGACGACTCACCCACGGCGGCGACGCTGCGCGAGACACTCTCGGTGTTCTACGCGACCCGAGAGAGTCATCTGCACACCGCGACCCGCCTCAACCTGCATCGCAACACGGTCAAGTACCGCGTCGGCAAAGCGCTGGCCGCAGTACCAGAACATCGCGATCGGCTCGATCTCGCCCTGGCGCTGACGGTCTGTGAACTGTTGGGGCCCAGCATCATCTCCGGTCCGGCCTGA